One genomic region from Doryrhamphus excisus isolate RoL2022-K1 chromosome 14, RoL_Dexc_1.0, whole genome shotgun sequence encodes:
- the LOC131101360 gene encoding zinc finger protein 25-like, producing MLNIEKVIVGTSNVRKAAGNERKAAGNERKAAGNERKAAGNESHESLDTPDCDTSVDCDSLYCSRCLITFTTFKTKTNHIRRVHRDLYSKLLMKDNTVFGCYKCDRCFASPEELSVHHATHRVDEVPICSSCKTVFPSFTELHKHKRGCHEGGWHCHDCGSMVQCASLVEFHAHCIAMHDKDVTDAGVHRCTICLHGFHTPDALLSHQERVTKADARPARKRGPEANTREDSRKAKKTEERKAPAPELKIPCSEDDCDLVFPSVDALRVHKKSQHSPSLASQKPCKKR from the exons ATGCTGAATATCGAGAAAGTCATTGTGGGCACCAGCAACGTGAGGAAGGCCGCCGGAAACGAGAGGAAGGCCGCCGGAAACGAGAGGAAGGCCGCCGGCAACGAGAGGAAGGCCGCCGGCAACGAGTCCCACGAGTCCCTGGACACGCCGGATTGTGACACATCGGTGGACTGTGATAGTCTCTACTGTTCCCGGTGTCTCATCACCTTCACTACCTTCAAGACCAAAACAAACCACATAAGAAGGGTTCACCGGGACCTGTACAGCAAGCTGCTGATGAAG gaCAATACCGTCTTCGGCTGTTACAAGTGTGACAGGTGTTTTGCTTCACCCGAGGAGCTCAGCGTGCACCACGCCACCCACAGAGTCGATGAGGTCCCCATCTGCTCGTCCTGCAAAACGGTGTTTCCCAGCTTCACTGAG CTGCACAAACACAAGCGCGGCTGCCATGAAGGAGGGTGGCACTGTCACGACTGCGGCTCCATGGTCCAGTGCGCCAGCCTCGTGGAGTTTCATGCGCATTGCATCGCCATGCACGACAAGGATGTGACAGACGCCGGCGTGCACCGCTGCACGATATGCCTTCACGGGTTTCACACGCCGGATGCCCTCCTGAGCCACCAAGAGAGGGTCACCAAAGCGGACGCCAGGCCCGCCAGGAAACGTGGCCCGGAAGCAAACACTCGTGAGGACAGCAGGAAGGCCAAGAAAACAGAAGAACGCAAAGCTCCAGCACCGGAGCTGAAGATCCCTTGTTCCGAAGACGATTGCGACCTGGTATTCCCGTCTGTGGATGCCCTGAGGGTGCACAAAAAGAGCCAACATAGTCCATCTCTAGCCTCTCAAAAGCCTTGCAAAAAGCGCTGA